The genomic window TGGCGAAGCGCTCCCCGGCGCGGCCGTTGAAGAAGGCCCGGCCCGAGGTGGCGCCGTAGAGCACCACGTTGCCCACGATGACCATGTCCTCGGCCCTGAAGGGCGCCCGCGGGTGGGGCCGCACGGCCACGACGCCGCCGCAGAGGCCCTTGCCCACGTAGTCGTTGGCGTCGCCCACCAGCTCCAGGGTCATGCCGGGGGATGCGAAGGCGCCGAAGCTCTGGCCGGCGCTCCCCGCGGCCCGGATGCGGATGGTGTCGGGGGGCAGGCCCCCGCCGCCCAGGCGCCTGGCGATCTCGCCGCTGAGCATGGCGCCCGTGGCGCGGTCGCTGTTGCGGACCCGGGTCTCGAGCACGACCGGCGTGCCCGCTTCCAGGGCCGGCATCGCCTGGCGGATGAGCTCGTGGTCCAGCACGTCGTCGAGCTTGTGGTCCTGGGCCTCGGCGCAGGCGCCGGAGAGCTTGGTGGCGCGCGAGGAGCGGTGGAGGATCTCGGAGCAGTCCACCTTGCGGGCCTTGGGATTGAGGCCCTCCCTGCGGGGCTTCAGGCAGTCCGAGCGGCCCACCATGGACCGCACGTCCCGGAAGCCCAGGCTGGCCATGAGTCCGCGCAGCTCCTCGGCCACGTAGAAGAAATAGCGGATCACGTGCTCGGGCTGTCCGGCGAATTTCGCGCGCAGCACGGGGTCCTGGGTGGCCACGCCCACGGGGCAGGTGTTCAGGTGGCACTTGCGCATCATGATGCAGCCCGAGGCCACCAGGGGCGCGGTGGAGAACCCGAACTCCTCGGCCCCCAGCAGCGCCGCCACCGCCACGTCCCGGCCCGTGTTGAGCTTGCCGTCGGTCTGGAGCACCGCGCGGCTGCGCAGGTCGTTGAGGACCAGCACCTGGTGGGCCTCGGCCAGGCCCAGCTCCCAGGGCACGCCGGAGTGGTGGATGGCGGTGAGCGGGGAGGCCCCGGTGCCGCCGTTGTCCCCGCTGATGAGGACGACGTCCGCGTGGGCCTTCACCACGCCCGCGGCGATGGTGCCCACCCCGGCCTCCGAGACCAGCTTGACGCTGATGCGGGCCCTGGGATTGACGTTCTTCAGGTCGAAGATGAGCTGGGCCAGGTCCTCGATGGAATAGATGTCGTGGTGGGGCGGGGGGGAGATGAGGGTGACCCCGGGCATGCTGTGGCGCACCTTGGCGATGGTGGCGTCCACCTTGGCGCCGGGGAGCTGGCCGCCCTCGCCGGGCTTGGCGCCCTGGGCCATCTTGATCTGGATCTCGTCGGCATCGGCCAGGTACTCGGCGGTGACGCCGAAGCGGCCCGAGGCCACCTGCTTGATGGCGCTGCGCCTGAGGTCCCCGTTGGGATCGGGGGCGAAGCGCGCCGGGTCCTCGCCGCCCTCGCCGGTGTTGGAGCGGCCCCCCATGCGGTTCATGGCGATGGCGATGTTCTCGTGGGCCTCCTTGGAGATGCTGCCGAAGGACATGGCGCCCGTGGCGAAGCGGCGCACGATCTCCGAGGCCGGCTCCACCTCGGAAAGGGGCACGGGGTCGCCCGCGGGCACCAGGTCCCACAGGCCGCGGAGGGTGGCGGGGTACTCCACCTGGTCGTTGATGGCCCGGGCGAAGGCCTCGTAGCTGCCCGCGTCCTCCAGGCGCACGGCCTTCTGGAGGCTGGCGATGGTCTCGGGGTTCCACAGGTGGCGCTCCCCGTCCACGCGGTAGTGGAAGTGGCCGCCCTGCTCCAGCACGCCCGGGGCGTCGGGGTCGAAGGCCCCGGCGTGGCGCGCCAGGGTCTCCTCGGCCAGGTCGCGCAGGCCGATGCCGCGCACCCTTGAGGCGGTGCCGGTGAAGTACTCGTCGATGACGAACTGGTCGATGCCGATGGCCTCGAAGATCTGGGCGCCCTGGTAGCTGGACAGCGTGCTGATGCCCATCTTGGCCATGGTCTTGAGCAGGCCCTTCTTGAGGGCCTTGATGTAGTTGGCCTCGGCCTTGGGGCCGGGTTCGGCGAGCACGCCGCGGGCGCACAGGTCCCGCAGGGTGGCCAGCGCCAGGTAGGGGTTCACCGCGCCCGCGCCGAAGCCCACGAGGGCCGCCATGTGGGCCACTTCCCTGGGCTCCCCCGACTCCACGATGAGGCCCACGCGGGTGCGGGTGCCTTCGCGGATGAGGTGGTGGTGCACGGCGGCGGTGGCCAGCAGGCTGGGGATGGGCGCTCGCCGCTCGTCCAGTCCGCGGTCGCTGAGGATGACGATGCTGATGCCGTCGGCCACGCACCGGCTGGCGGCGCGGCAGAGGGTGCGGATGCCCTCGAAGAGGTTGCGCTCGGGGTCCCCCTCCAGGTGGAAGAACATGGGCAGGGTGGCGCTCTTGAAGTCGCCGAGGGGGTTGGCCCGCAGCTTGGCCAGGTCGCCGTCGGTGAGGAAGGGGTGGGGCAGCTCCAGCATGCGGCACTGGCGGGGGGACTCCTCCATGAGGTTGCCCTCGCCGCCCACGCAGGTCACCGAGGACATGACGATCTCCTCCCGGATGGGGTCGATGGGCGGGTTGGTGACCTGGGCGAAGTGCTGCTTGAAGTACCGGAACAGCAGTTGGGGTCTGGCCGAGAGCACCGCCAGGGGGATGTCCACGCCCATGGAGCCCACCGGCTCCTCCCCGCCGGCCCCCATGGGGGCCAGGATGATGCGCAGGTCCTCCTCGGTGTAGCCGAAGGCCTGCTGCAGCGCCGTCAAGGCCGGGCCCGGGGCGGGGCTGGACGCGGGCGCGGGGGGCAGCGAGGCCAGGTCGATCTTGTTCTGGGCGAGCCAGGCGGCGTAAGGCTTGGCCGAGGCCACCTGGTGCTTGATCTCCTCGTCCGAGACCAGGCGCCCCTCCAGGGTGTCCACCAGGAACATCTTCCCGGGCTGGAGGCGGCCCTTCTGGACGATCGTCGCGGGGTCGAGGTCCAGCACCCCGAACTCGCTGGCCACCACCACCAGGCCGTCCGAGGTGACGACGTACTTGGCCGGGCGCAGGCCGTTGCGGTCCAGGGTGGCGCCGATGAGGCGGCCGTCGGTGAAGGCCAGGGCCGCGGGCCCGTCCCAGGGCTCCAGGAGGCAGCCCGCGTACTCGTAGAAGGCCTTCTTCTCCGGCGACATGTCCGGGTCGTGGGTCCAGGCCTCGGGCACCAGCATCATCATGACGTGGGGCAGGCTGCGGCCCGAGCCCTGGTGCAGGAAGTCCACCACCTGGTCCAGGGCCTGGGAGTCCGAGGCGTCGGGCCTGGCGATGGGCCGGAAGGCGTCCACGGTCTGCTGGGAGAAGGCGGGTCCGGCGAGGTTGGATTCGCGCGCGGACATCCAGGCGAGGTTGCCGCGCAGGGTGTTGATCTCGCCGTTGTGCGCCAGGAGGCGGTAGGGGTGGGCGCGCTTCCAGGCGGGGAAGGTGTTCGTGGAGAAGCGCGAGTGGACCATGGCCAGGCGGCTGCGGGTGCGGGGGTCGGCCAGGTCCGGGAAGAAGGCCGCCAGCTGCTCGGCGAGCATCAGGCCCTTGTACACGACGGTGAGGGAGGAGCAGGAGCAGATGAAGAAGTGCTCGAACTTCGCGTTGCGCCCGGCCATCTTGCGGATGGTGCAGAGCACCTGCTCGAAGGATTCGGGCTGGCACCGCCTCCCGATGAAGAGCTGCCGGAAGCTGGGCATGGACGCCACGGCCGTGGGGCCCAGGGCCGAGGTGACGGTGGGCGGCGTGCGCCAGCCGATGACGGTCTGGCCGTAGTGCATCACCGCCGCCTCGAGGATCGCGTAGTGGTGGCGGCATTCCGCCGGGTCCGCGGAGAAGAAGCACATGGCCACGGCATAGTCGCCCGGCTCGGGCAGGTCGACGCCTTCGGCCGCCATCTCCTCCTTGTAGAGCTGGTGGGGGATCTGGAGCAGGATGCCGGCGCCGTCCCCGGTGAGGGGATCGCTGCCCGCGGCGCCGCGGTGGGTGAGGTTCGCGAGGATCTCGAGGCCCTTGGCCACGATGTCGTGGGAGGCCTCGCGGTTGAGGGTGGCCACGAA from Geothrix sp. 21YS21S-2 includes these protein-coding regions:
- the gltB gene encoding glutamate synthase large subunit; this translates as MSLPPRQGLYDPSFEHDACGLGFVATLNREASHDIVAKGLEILANLTHRGAAGSDPLTGDGAGILLQIPHQLYKEEMAAEGVDLPEPGDYAVAMCFFSADPAECRHHYAILEAAVMHYGQTVIGWRTPPTVTSALGPTAVASMPSFRQLFIGRRCQPESFEQVLCTIRKMAGRNAKFEHFFICSCSSLTVVYKGLMLAEQLAAFFPDLADPRTRSRLAMVHSRFSTNTFPAWKRAHPYRLLAHNGEINTLRGNLAWMSARESNLAGPAFSQQTVDAFRPIARPDASDSQALDQVVDFLHQGSGRSLPHVMMMLVPEAWTHDPDMSPEKKAFYEYAGCLLEPWDGPAALAFTDGRLIGATLDRNGLRPAKYVVTSDGLVVVASEFGVLDLDPATIVQKGRLQPGKMFLVDTLEGRLVSDEEIKHQVASAKPYAAWLAQNKIDLASLPPAPASSPAPGPALTALQQAFGYTEEDLRIILAPMGAGGEEPVGSMGVDIPLAVLSARPQLLFRYFKQHFAQVTNPPIDPIREEIVMSSVTCVGGEGNLMEESPRQCRMLELPHPFLTDGDLAKLRANPLGDFKSATLPMFFHLEGDPERNLFEGIRTLCRAASRCVADGISIVILSDRGLDERRAPIPSLLATAAVHHHLIREGTRTRVGLIVESGEPREVAHMAALVGFGAGAVNPYLALATLRDLCARGVLAEPGPKAEANYIKALKKGLLKTMAKMGISTLSSYQGAQIFEAIGIDQFVIDEYFTGTASRVRGIGLRDLAEETLARHAGAFDPDAPGVLEQGGHFHYRVDGERHLWNPETIASLQKAVRLEDAGSYEAFARAINDQVEYPATLRGLWDLVPAGDPVPLSEVEPASEIVRRFATGAMSFGSISKEAHENIAIAMNRMGGRSNTGEGGEDPARFAPDPNGDLRRSAIKQVASGRFGVTAEYLADADEIQIKMAQGAKPGEGGQLPGAKVDATIAKVRHSMPGVTLISPPPHHDIYSIEDLAQLIFDLKNVNPRARISVKLVSEAGVGTIAAGVVKAHADVVLISGDNGGTGASPLTAIHHSGVPWELGLAEAHQVLVLNDLRSRAVLQTDGKLNTGRDVAVAALLGAEEFGFSTAPLVASGCIMMRKCHLNTCPVGVATQDPVLRAKFAGQPEHVIRYFFYVAEELRGLMASLGFRDVRSMVGRSDCLKPRREGLNPKARKVDCSEILHRSSRATKLSGACAEAQDHKLDDVLDHELIRQAMPALEAGTPVVLETRVRNSDRATGAMLSGEIARRLGGGGLPPDTIRIRAAGSAGQSFGAFASPGMTLELVGDANDYVGKGLCGGVVAVRPHPRAPFRAEDMVIVGNVVLYGATSGRAFFNGRAGERFAIRNSGATTVVEGVGDHGCEYMTGGLVVVLGTVGRNFAAGMSGGLAYVLDEDGTFAGRCNKEMVELLPLGGEDALRVRNLLAEHVERTGSVKAAEVLADWDARSARFVKVYPSEYRRALEAAASPATNGLADLSVGVK